The following are encoded together in the Nitrospira sp. genome:
- a CDS encoding LysM domain-containing protein: MFPPTSRYHGIENAKYEPAEGKEIAYLRRRFVPAVSPNTPIVAEHVVTQGERLDNITARYLGDPEQFWRLCDANNAMRSDELTRTVGRRLRITFPQSGAI; encoded by the coding sequence ATGTTTCCTCCGACCAGTCGGTACCACGGTATCGAAAACGCGAAGTACGAACCGGCAGAAGGGAAGGAGATCGCCTACCTGCGCCGCCGATTTGTGCCGGCCGTCAGCCCCAATACGCCGATTGTGGCTGAACATGTCGTGACACAAGGGGAGCGGCTCGACAATATCACGGCGCGGTATCTCGGCGATCCCGAGCAATTCTGGCGCCTGTGCGATGCGAATAACGCCATGCGGTCTGACGAATTGACGAGGACGGTTGGTCGTCGATTGCGGATTACGTTTCCCCAATCGGGGGCGATCTAG
- a CDS encoding GPW/gp25 family protein has product MNIDYPFHFDRMRRTATTGEADHIRDMIEEFLFTNPGERVNRPDFGSGLLQMVFAPNNSELAAALQFAVQAGLQRWLGDLIAVERLDVTSNDQEGRLIIMIHYVVRRTNERRTAHFIRKV; this is encoded by the coding sequence ATGAATATCGACTATCCCTTTCATTTCGACCGGATGAGGCGTACGGCTACAACGGGTGAAGCGGATCATATCCGCGACATGATCGAAGAGTTTCTGTTCACCAATCCCGGTGAACGCGTCAACCGCCCTGATTTCGGCAGCGGCCTGTTGCAGATGGTCTTTGCACCGAACAATTCCGAGCTCGCTGCTGCGCTGCAGTTTGCCGTTCAAGCCGGCTTACAACGCTGGCTCGGAGATCTCATCGCGGTTGAACGGTTGGACGTGACGAGCAACGACCAGGAAGGCCGACTCATTATTATGATTCATTACGTGGTGCGCCGGACGAATGAGCGTCGGACGGCCCATTTTATCCGAAAGGTGTAG